The genomic stretch GCCTCAATGTTGAATTTCCACATCAAGTGCCACAGCCCTTTGTGCCAtacagcatccattattattatgtttgtgtgtttttctttttagtaaagcactttgagcctgcctttaatggtgggggaaagcgctatacaaatcaactttattattattatactctatggaaagttttcttaaagtttataaaattatgGCAGCAATCCTTTGCTGTGCTAGATGTGATGTAAGCTTGTTAAGAAGAGATTGTGGTCACGGTGTCTTCGacttgttgatgcttgatttaaAGTGTGTTGGCAGCAAGAAAAGTTGATCTGGTTATTGGATCAACCCATCTGGAAGCATCAGATTGCGAGCCTTGATCTTTTGTGAAGGGGTGGGGATTGGTCTTTCTGAATGAGCAAGCAGCCAAGGCTATGTCATGGTAAAGAAgtcagccctataaacagatgctacacATAGataaagaacagtgtgcccgagatgagatctgaacccaggactgcCAATCCTCCCTGTCATGGTGACAGGTCTTAACCGTTGCACCCTCTGACTGCCTTACCTTTTCTGCAGATGATTTACTTTACAAAAAAGATTAATGAAAgatttttctattctttctagcacttcttcttttaaagaaatggaaCAACAAAATTCCTGAAATGACAGTACCTATTTGTTCTTTtcctaaacaataaattattactCATCATCATACAATGCCTCATCCCACATCCATGCAATTACAATCGCACAGATAGCACGCAAACAGAAGCGGAAAGGGAAGTCATCAGATAATATCTAAACTAGGCACTTGCATGCAACTGCAGCTGAGTCACACTGAAATGCACAACTCACCAGATCCTTTGCTTTCATCGATGAGTGCACTTGCCAGCTCTTGTGTCAGACCATTTAGAGTTAGAGAGGTGAAGAAATCTGGCTTGCTGCCCTGATCCTCATCAGCTTCACTCTGCTGCTCTGCTATGCTGGATGCATCCACTGCCAGCCAGGTCTCACTTGGAGCCAACTTCAAGTCCACACCTACTTCTCCCTCATCTTTCTCCAGCACTACCTCGGCTGAACTTCCCTCTTCATGCAGGCTTTCTGAGTGCTGACTTGGGGCATGAAGAGCTGAAGTGAATATGCTGAGATCCTCATCATCCATGCTGAGGTCAAACAAATCCAAGCTTCTGTACGGCAAGTGAGTCGAGAGGGAAGCAGCTGTGCTTTGCTGATCGTTAGGAAGATTCTCGTCTGCTGCCTGCTGAGAGAAAGCAGATTCTCCACGAGCATTACTTCTCTTGTGTATACTAGCTAGGTCTTCACCTTGACTTAAATGACTTGCATCCATTGTGGATGTACAGTCACTCTCTGCTGCACTTTGTGTGAAAGAATTTCTGGTAGCGTGAAGATGTGAAGCAACACTTTGGCTCGATGCCTCTGGTTTTACTTTTCCTAAACGGCTGAATTCTACAAACAAATCGTCATCATCTTCTGGGCTTAAAGTCTGTGGAATGTAAGAGCTTTGCATTGTGTCCCTGGTCTTCGCACCACCAAAGGCTCCACCATCAGCATTTACGCAAGCGACACTcgtctcttcttcttcttctccatcGTGGCTCTTTCCCTCTTGGCACAATGAATCATTGGTTGAAGAAAAAGCTGAGGAGTCATCAAACACAGAATCTGAGTCTGGGGTTCCTACGCTAATGTCCGTCAAATCATCACTATCACAGTCAACAACATCCACCTTGCGAGGCAGAGACCTTGCAGCCCTAAGAACTCCTAAAGGATCCAGCTCAGAATCCTCTTCAGACATCTTTTGCTCTTCCTTGTCACTCTCTGCTATGGCTAGCCCTGATGCCTTCTCCATAAGAATCAACCTCGCTCAACTTACCATCCCCACCGGCTTTGACACTGCCAGGCTGATGAACCAAGGAAGAGTCTGAAACAATCTGCTCAATATACTCTCTGACAGTTTCCACAGCCAGGTCTTGACAAAGAAGAGTAGGACTGATCCCTATCGTAGGTGCAGGGGTTCCTGGAAGCAAAGAACTTGCTCCAGTAGGGCTTACCACATTTGGTGTGGTCCCCAGTGCACCAGTCTGCGACACAGTAGGGGACATGACAGGCAGAGGTTCTTTGACCCGACTGACAGAGAAAATCTTGCGGGCTGTTGGGCGAGGGTAGTACTGAGGTGAAAGCAAGAGCTCGACAGGAGGAGATGGCAATACCGTGGCCCCAGTCAGGCTCTGAGGCAACGGCAATATCATGCTACCTTCTGTCACAGTTCCTGGTGATGGTGTCACTGTCACTGCTGTCAACGGGTGCTGCAGCTCCAACGTCATTGGAGGTGAGGATGCTGACACAGACACTTCAGGTATAACAGTCGCACCTGCCAAGCCTGATTCTTGCTGGCCAGGGAAGAGAGGGTGAACATCTGAGGGATGGGGTGACTCCAGAGACTCCTGTGGTGTCAGCTGAGTAGCATCAAATAATAAACTAGGTCGTCGCCTTGAATTCTGCTCCGTCAGACATAGCAACTGAAAAGCAGCAGGATCAAAGAACTTTTGAAATGCACTAAACCTTAAGGATCATGCAAAAGAAACTGATACACTGTCATTCTAAACTATTATGTCTAGGGATCTCAGGAGTGCTTGTATCTGACTTTGCATGGTTTAAGAGTTTCTAATGAACATAATCTGTGCAGAATCTCTTGTTAATCATATTAATCATTGCTaacagcaaaactattttcctctacaataataataataaatggaaaatttgtaaagcgcatactcacactcctaaggagaaTGCTCTCTACAAAGGCAAACCTCACCTCTGGATGAGCCTGAACAGCTTCCTGGGCCAGAGCTAGTGCAGATTCAACAGAAATCCTTGCCACTTCCTGGTGGGCCCTCTCTTCCAGCTGACgcctctcttcctcctctcgcTGCAGTGCCCTCTGCTGATTGCGTTCTAGCAACAGCTGGATGTCTTGCAGTAGCCGCTTCTGCTGCTCAGCATAGTCCTTCATGCCCTGCAGGTATAATTATGATCCGGACAAAGCTAAATTTCAGTTCAGTGGAGtattacatttaaagatatatttataagtTGTGTCTAGCAATGGAGAGGCTCCACTGCCTTGTGGCCTGTGTGGTCTAGTTAACTTAGCACAAGTTCACCAGTTGAAGGCTAATTCACAATGGATACCTCCCTTATCAATGACGGATATGGGACCAgtgatttttattcattaaatgcAAGGGGTTGTCAGATCCCCAGTTAAATCTGTTGGGGGTTTCTAACCCTCAGTTTAAATTGTTGGAGGTTTTTAGAccttttgtaaatatattgGGGCTGCCTTTATAGAGcacttgtagaaaaaaaatacacatcaaTGTCCTTGTATTAATCTTACCTTGATTTTGATCTTTGGAGTCAAGAAATTGTTGTAATTATGAGTGGCATGTTTAAATGCATGTAAAATTGTTTGAAGTCAGTCAGCAATAAAGCATACCAACTTTCAAGCTTGGCTTATAATGCAATGtctcacacctttttttttttttaagttttcatacCACTGGTGCCAAATTGCTTACATTTTCAGACACATTTGCcaaattttctttatgtgaTTTTGAGCACTTTTCTATGACTTCTCCAGATTTGAAACATACAAATCCTTTAAATCTACCTTATCCCAGGCTATCTTTCTTACACACATAGAACATATGGGGATAAGAGatgtatttacaaaatttagGCTAGGGATTTCTAATCGCTACATATGTGAAAACAGTAGAAACACTAAGTGTCCTTTTTGTAGAAGAGAAATACATTTCTTATTTAGCTGTCCCAAATATTTTGATCTACAAGAATACATTCCCAGAAAATTTTACAGAGTAATTTCCCATTTTCGACTATGCCTTTTGATGTCAGACAACCAGTTTAGCCACATATCTACAGAGCATTATTAGATTtgagagaaaaacttttaaagatttgACTTCACTCTATTTATTCTTGGGACACATTTGTTTGAATGTCAAGCACAATTATATGCAAGATGTACAAATATATTCTTGATTTAGAATACCTGTTGTTAAATGgtttacatttattcattttgtaatattattatcTGTGTATTTATGAATGTATGTTAACTCACAATCTTAGTAATTTCCTTATTTTAAGAGGCATAATTTAGCTATTAACATGTCAGTGCTGTGTTGGTATACATAAGCAACCAAAGCTAATTACTTGGTTTTTGTAGGCTGCTTACATTATCGCCATTTAGCCATACAAACACACCTAGTTTTTGTTAAACTGCAAAATCCAGCCCTTTCATCAAGTTATATCCAGCACCGTGTTTGTATGCTGTTCCTAGGGTTTACTTCCCTTTATTCTACTTTACTCTTAGATAGCTATTTCTTTTTGTGcaagtataaaatgtaaatgtttgcatgGGACATGTTTACTTCCCTTCCGTCATAAGTGCAAGCCTACTAGATAAAGTCTATGTATGTTTCGACAGAATGGGAAAAACTATATCAGACTTTTACAATACACAAGATGATATCACTAGAAATATTGCGTACTGCACATAATTATGAAGAATTATTCACCATTGGGAGATGGCTTTCAAATATATGCTTGTGACTGCAAGACTTAAATGACCTGAAAGAAGGAAACCTTCAGTGACTTACTGGTTCCTTCTTGGTTTCTTTATCAAGGTCTATGCGAGTAACGCTGTCATTGACCTTGAGAGATAATGATAGAGCCATTAGCCCAGCTGTCTTAATGTCATTTTCTCGGAGGTCCAGGCGCAGGAGGTGAGCACTATCAGCAACATACTCAGCCAGTGCAACAGCTCCTAAACAAACAGCCAAAGATAAGACTCCAAAATTGTCTTATTTTAAATAGCAAAGCTATATAGAAAAAGCCCAAAAATTTGGATGTGTTAAGCTGTTATATACTTGATCTTTATACAAGTACTTTCCTCTCAttttaatacataaaaaaatgacatttataaaatgaaaacttcataggcaagaaaattgtcaaaagAGCTAtggcaaaataattttgttacaaatGAGAACAGTAAATTTAattatgaatttaaaatttttcattaatttaaatttccTGCAGCGTCTTATGTGAAGGAAATGCTGAAGCATGTAAGCATatgttacaacaaaaaaaaatgaaatttccaGA from Pomacea canaliculata isolate SZHN2017 linkage group LG8, ASM307304v1, whole genome shotgun sequence encodes the following:
- the LOC112570806 gene encoding LOW QUALITY PROTEIN: protein phosphatase 1 regulatory subunit 37-like (The sequence of the model RefSeq protein was modified relative to this genomic sequence to represent the inferred CDS: deleted 1 base in 1 codon); the encoded protein is MSEIVGQLSMSNKTSACSSAENGLLEGQEVNKVKDAADSGGGSLTIGADSSSFSDEYLSEKQKSSPLKMKSRNKITFPTGDLVSTYHDPPDPWKNVRNYTTHEVISAYRKSCEKYNTKPMYKIIQQIEAFSCSGKREEKLVVKGDKIEPRHCEALEEIFRRVQFKTLEFEASHLDDECAVALFDMIEYYDSTCHLNISFNKNIGLRGWQACSRLIRRTPSLTALDVRSCDLNDRSIPVFGRALKLGSHLTILHMENMYLSGRALIILVAALKMNETLQELFLADNRLMPSDGIQLGNLLKYNHSLTLLDLRNNHLQDVGVGHVCEGLYEQNLDHGLKTLVLWNNQITYQSMAAIGRALGSTKCLETLNLGHNNVTNEGIHILKEGLLKSKSLLRLGLQSTRLTCEGAVALAEYVADSAHLLRLDLRENDIKTAGLMALSLSLKVNDSVTRIDLDKETKKEPGMKDYAEQQKRLLQDIQLLLERNQQRALQREEEERRQLEERAHQEVARISVESALALAQEAVQAHPELLCLTEQNSRRRPSLLFDATQLTPQESLESPHPSDVHPLFPGQQESGLAGATVIPEVSVSASSPPMTLELQHPLTAVTVTPSPGTVTEGSMILPLPQSLTGATVLPSPPVELLLSPQYYPRPTARKIFSVSRVKEPLPVMSPTVSQTGALGTTPNVVSPTGASSLLPGTPAPTIGISPTLLCQDLAVETVREYIEQIVSDSSLVHQPGSVKAGGDGKLSEVDSYGEGIGLAIAESDKEEQKMSEEDSELDPLGVLRAARSLPRKVDVVDCDSDDLTDISVGTPDSDSVFDDSSAFSSTNDSLCQEGKSHDGEEEEETSVACVNADGGAFGGAKTRDTMQSSYIPQTLSPEDDDDLFVEFSRLGKVKPEASSQSVASHLHATRNSFTQSAAESDCTSTMDASHLSQGEDLASIHKRSNARGESAFSQQAADENLPNDQQSTAASLSTHLPYRSLDLFDLSMDDEDLSIFTSALHAPSQHSESLHEEGSSAEVVLEKDEGEVGVDLKLAPSETWLAVDASSIAEQQSEADEDQGSKPDFFTSLTLNGLTQELASALIDESKGSDECDEFERDLDAMLASIRSELSWPLCQGTEVTEVNSAQTNDTVSNNQHTLPHELA